The following coding sequences are from one Verrucosispora sp. WMMD573 window:
- a CDS encoding cellulose-binding domain-containing protein has translation MRSSRTGTRIAVALIATLATTGGAALAVTGAQAAAPGCRVDYRITNQWSGGFGTDVTVTNLGDPLDGWTLTWTYTAGQRISQAWNATVTQTDGRVTATNVSYNGALGTGAGTSFGFNASWTGSNPAPASFALNGVTCTGAPGTPAPTTPAPTTPPPTSPPPNPTTPPPTSGWNPPAHLVTPLNQVWQHVEQTYNNGNPYSFRNYGWDQVMANRGYLNFCVRWDSSATVTAAQRDQIHATLARQYKKWMDVMAGHNAWPYREVPIRVVGWAVRNRSQLQWTDNSVDIYVNNIRENAPQCAPECGRFFNQNGQYPNCPGGAARHYDQSLWLTDGFGGGAGGDWGQRMGREYYMNNLNAENMTILLHEIGHTFGLDDFYDWTPSGVGGFIMKAGSASSITEFDAWMLRDWWRHLKSRYGY, from the coding sequence ATGAGATCGTCAAGAACAGGCACCCGGATCGCGGTGGCGTTGATCGCCACGCTGGCCACCACCGGCGGCGCGGCGCTCGCGGTGACCGGTGCGCAGGCGGCCGCGCCGGGCTGCCGGGTCGACTACCGGATCACCAACCAGTGGTCAGGCGGCTTCGGCACCGACGTCACCGTCACCAATCTCGGCGACCCACTCGACGGCTGGACGCTGACCTGGACGTACACCGCCGGACAACGGATCAGTCAGGCGTGGAACGCCACCGTCACCCAGACCGACGGCCGGGTCACCGCCACCAACGTCAGCTACAACGGAGCCCTGGGCACCGGAGCCGGCACCTCCTTCGGCTTCAACGCCTCGTGGACTGGCAGCAACCCGGCACCGGCCTCGTTCGCCCTCAACGGGGTGACCTGCACCGGCGCGCCGGGCACACCGGCGCCGACGACGCCCGCACCCACCACGCCCCCGCCGACCAGCCCGCCGCCGAATCCGACCACACCACCGCCGACCAGTGGCTGGAACCCGCCGGCCCACCTGGTCACCCCCCTCAACCAGGTCTGGCAGCACGTCGAACAGACCTACAACAACGGCAACCCCTACAGCTTCCGCAACTACGGCTGGGACCAGGTCATGGCCAACCGCGGATACCTCAACTTCTGCGTCCGGTGGGACTCCAGCGCCACGGTCACGGCCGCCCAGCGCGACCAGATCCACGCCACCCTCGCCCGCCAGTACAAAAAGTGGATGGACGTGATGGCCGGCCACAACGCCTGGCCGTACCGAGAGGTGCCGATCCGGGTGGTCGGCTGGGCCGTACGCAACCGCAGCCAGTTGCAGTGGACGGACAACTCCGTCGACATCTACGTCAACAACATCCGGGAGAACGCCCCGCAGTGCGCCCCCGAATGCGGCCGCTTCTTCAACCAGAACGGCCAGTACCCGAACTGCCCTGGTGGAGCCGCCCGACACTACGACCAGTCACTCTGGCTGACCGACGGCTTCGGTGGCGGCGCCGGCGGCGACTGGGGCCAACGCATGGGCCGCGAATATTACATGAACAACCTCAACGCCGAGAACATGACGATCCTGCTGCACGAGATCGGCCATACCTTCGGCCTCGACGACTTCTACGACTGGACCCCGAGCGGCGTCGGCGGCTTCATCATGAAGGCCGGCAGCGCCAGCTCCATCACCGAGTTCGACGCCTGGATGCTCCGCGACTGGTGGCGCCACCTCAAGAGCCGCTACGGCTACTGA
- a CDS encoding LacI family DNA-binding transcriptional regulator has translation MGRRRSQSVTLSDVATRAGVSVATASKALNSRAEVAPATRERVLRAAAELSFQPNVLARGLISGRTRTVGLLTDELGGRFAIPILLGAENALGNGQMSVLLCDARGDAIRRQHYIRTLLARQVDGFIVVGDSNDLRPSLTRDIPVPVVYAYAESTDPCDLSIVADDEGGARLAAEHLVSHGRRRIGHITGPDTYRAARDRVAGLRTVLTEAGLTLAGDPLFGEWSQRWGRHAARLLLAARPDVDAIFCGNDQVAAGVADTLRGLGRRIPDDVAIVGYDNWEFFAADCRPPLTTVDLNLEQLGAAAVNHLFAALDGNPAAGVIRQPGRLVVRESTGPARHK, from the coding sequence GTGGGCCGACGACGATCCCAGTCAGTGACGTTGAGCGACGTGGCGACCCGCGCCGGGGTCTCCGTGGCCACCGCGTCGAAGGCGCTGAACAGCCGGGCCGAGGTCGCCCCGGCCACCAGGGAACGGGTCCTGCGGGCCGCCGCCGAGCTCTCCTTCCAGCCCAACGTGCTGGCTCGCGGCCTGATCTCCGGGCGCACCCGGACGGTCGGGCTGCTCACCGACGAACTCGGTGGCCGCTTCGCCATACCCATCCTGCTCGGCGCCGAGAACGCCCTCGGCAACGGGCAGATGTCCGTGCTGCTCTGCGACGCGCGCGGCGACGCGATCCGCCGGCAGCACTACATTCGCACCCTGCTGGCCCGCCAGGTCGACGGGTTCATCGTGGTCGGCGACAGCAACGACCTGCGTCCGTCGCTGACCCGGGACATCCCGGTTCCGGTGGTATACGCCTACGCCGAGTCAACCGACCCGTGCGACCTGTCCATCGTCGCCGACGACGAGGGCGGCGCGAGACTCGCCGCCGAGCACCTGGTGTCGCACGGCCGGCGCAGGATCGGGCACATCACCGGACCGGACACCTACCGCGCGGCACGCGACCGGGTCGCCGGCCTGCGAACGGTGCTCACCGAGGCCGGGCTCACCCTGGCCGGCGACCCGCTCTTCGGCGAGTGGTCGCAACGCTGGGGCCGGCACGCCGCCCGGCTGCTGTTGGCCGCCCGACCGGACGTGGATGCGATCTTCTGTGGCAATGACCAGGTCGCCGCCGGTGTCGCCGACACCCTACGTGGCCTCGGCAGGCGCATCCCCGACGACGTGGCGATCGTCGGCTACGACAACTGGGAGTTCTTCGCCGCCGACTGTCGCCCGCCGCTGACCACCGTGGACCTCAACCTCGAACAACTCGGCGCCGCAGCGGTCAACCACCTCTTCGCCGCCCTGGACGGCAACCCCGCCGCGGGCGTCATCCGGCAGCCGGGCCGCCTCGTGGTTCGCGAGTCCACCGGGCCCGCGCGGCATAAGTGA
- a CDS encoding family 43 glycosylhydrolase, with the protein MRRRTVVRVLAAGCAAALAASLALAPPASAANPIITSIYTADPAPLVVGNTMYVYAGRDEAPVGTNNFVMREWHVLSTTDAANWTHHGARANIGTFGWAGADAWASEVEYRNGRYYWYTSVNGNGPGWMNIGVAVADSPLGPFTDAKGGPLISDSTPNSSPLNIDPTVFVDDDGQAYMYWGGYWGARAVRLASNMIDTVGSVVTPQGLTNFWEAPFMFKRNGLYYMIYAANDTQGCVTSSSYACQRYATATNPMGPWTHRGVVLGQVSSTTNHAGVAQLNGQWYMVYHNANAPGGGNFRRSVAVDRMYFNADGTIQPVVQTSTGPPPNPGGGVQPPGGTNLAPSATAATSHVSAWESLAAINNGGVPSSSADRSNLAYGNWPQQGTQWIEYRWSTAQNTNRTATYWFDDNQGIDLPASCQVQYWNGSGYVPVPNQSACGVAGDTYNVTTFSPVSTTRLRLSITSRSGYSTGVLEWMAFQS; encoded by the coding sequence ATGCGACGACGAACGGTTGTCCGCGTCCTGGCCGCCGGGTGTGCTGCGGCGCTGGCCGCGAGCCTGGCTCTCGCACCGCCCGCCTCGGCCGCCAATCCCATCATCACCAGCATCTACACCGCCGATCCCGCCCCCCTCGTGGTGGGCAACACGATGTACGTCTACGCCGGCCGCGACGAGGCGCCGGTGGGTACCAACAACTTCGTCATGCGCGAGTGGCACGTGCTCTCCACCACCGACGCGGCGAACTGGACCCACCACGGCGCCCGGGCGAACATCGGCACGTTCGGCTGGGCGGGCGCCGACGCCTGGGCCAGCGAGGTCGAATACCGAAACGGCCGCTACTACTGGTACACCTCGGTCAACGGCAACGGTCCCGGCTGGATGAACATCGGCGTCGCCGTCGCCGACAGCCCGCTCGGCCCGTTCACCGACGCCAAGGGCGGGCCGCTGATCAGCGACAGCACCCCGAACTCCTCGCCGCTGAACATCGACCCCACCGTCTTCGTCGACGACGACGGCCAGGCGTACATGTACTGGGGCGGCTACTGGGGAGCCCGGGCCGTCCGGCTGGCCAGCAACATGATCGACACGGTGGGCTCGGTGGTCACCCCGCAGGGCCTGACCAACTTCTGGGAGGCCCCGTTCATGTTCAAGCGTAACGGCCTCTACTACATGATCTACGCGGCCAACGACACCCAGGGCTGCGTCACCTCGTCGAGCTACGCATGCCAGCGCTACGCCACCGCCACCAACCCGATGGGCCCGTGGACGCACCGGGGCGTCGTGCTCGGTCAGGTCTCGTCGACCACCAACCACGCCGGGGTAGCCCAGCTCAACGGCCAGTGGTACATGGTGTACCACAACGCCAACGCCCCCGGCGGCGGCAACTTCCGCCGCTCGGTCGCGGTGGACCGGATGTACTTCAACGCCGACGGCACCATCCAGCCGGTGGTGCAGACCAGCACCGGACCGCCGCCCAACCCCGGCGGCGGAGTCCAGCCGCCGGGCGGCACCAACCTGGCACCCAGCGCCACCGCCGCCACCTCGCACGTCTCCGCGTGGGAGAGCCTGGCCGCGATCAACAACGGTGGAGTGCCGAGCAGCTCCGCCGACCGCAGCAACCTGGCCTACGGCAACTGGCCGCAGCAGGGCACCCAGTGGATCGAGTACCGCTGGTCGACCGCGCAGAACACCAATCGCACGGCCACCTACTGGTTTGACGACAACCAGGGCATCGACCTGCCCGCCTCCTGCCAGGTGCAGTACTGGAACGGCAGCGGGTACGTGCCGGTGCCCAACCAGTCGGCCTGCGGGGTGGCCGGCGACACCTACAACGTCACCACCTTCAGCCCGGTCAGCACGACCCGGCTGCGACTGAGCATCACCTCCCGTAGCGGATACTCCACCGGAGTCCTGGAATGGATGGCGTTCCAATCATGA
- a CDS encoding discoidin domain-containing protein, producing MSGIQPLRAALAALVTTTLVAGSLAATTGGPAHAAQTIGYPTFSGPAVPAPPVGYSTGNTMQAIYDAESAGTNFWMDRLLARPGNDPAGTWLMTRGRGLFMYTHNPSVIGFGGNTAYWDNISSQGAYTVTVGSGTLTEQVAQRWQAPSHWRSVHTGGSLRVEVTKFITHQNVAVTNLTVTNTGSASSTVQLRVTSPYATSGSGSELTGSRQVKNNLTTIRPRLSADGFTVSSGGLNRSVTLGAGQSVTTKVQLGVVTDEIPESLTEYTSYRNATPASAFATHVREYNRWWAENVPYIDVPDPAIKKNIYYRWWLMRFNYLDVDIPGQDFQFPTSIEGVTGYNNAIVLTQPMHVDDLKYLRNPIYSYGPWLSVGQSSANGRFMDNPGDPENWSNSYTQYLSEAAWRAYQLHGGQPAMLHNFARYAEMDVKGQLATYDTNNNGVIEYNWGAMTGNDADAVSFHWRSGNLDRAEGAYVYSNALAAAQAYTVLGNSAKANEMQTLANRIRDGIVDVLWNPSRRLLEHRHVSTNTHVPWKEINNYYPYSVGLMPNTATYREALRLFDDPAEYPIFPFYTANQRDKAAAAAAGNPGSNNFSTINSTVQFRLYSSVLRNYPNQWMTAEHYKKLLYWNVWAQYVNGNTQWPDANEFWSNWNGSSITYRSWIHHNILGSSNWTVVEDVAGLRPRTDNTIELWPIDIGWSHFAVNNLRYRNANLSVVWDDPADGVSRYPGVPQGYSIFLNGTRVATVDRLTRVQYNPATGAVTLPAGGTTTFSAAFAGLQLPQNVNHTSARMVDMFAKAGVDLTSTTPNLAQGAATSASYTASGTSTGAAVDGFPTNAPIWGSSGSSNATDWYEINLGQSRTVDDAWLHFRDDRAGNRYRAPASYNVQYWNGSSWVNAANQAKTPASPRANLNRARFTPVSTSRIRVQLTHASGFRTGLTEVKLYGRGGTPPPAGNLAGSATPTASYTSPWETVAAINDGIDPPASNDTVNPRWGTWPNAGEQWAELTWSTAQTVRAAEVYFFDDNGGVRLPASWRLQYWNGSGYADIPGASGYPLGLNRYNQVTFPAVSTSRLRVVLQAGTASVGLLEVRASG from the coding sequence ATGAGCGGAATCCAACCCCTGCGCGCGGCACTGGCCGCGCTCGTCACGACCACCCTGGTGGCGGGCAGCCTGGCCGCCACCACCGGCGGGCCGGCGCACGCGGCCCAGACCATCGGTTACCCCACCTTCTCCGGCCCGGCCGTGCCGGCCCCGCCAGTCGGCTACTCGACCGGCAACACCATGCAGGCCATCTACGACGCCGAGAGCGCCGGCACCAACTTCTGGATGGACCGGCTGCTCGCCCGGCCCGGCAACGACCCGGCCGGCACCTGGCTGATGACGCGGGGCCGCGGCCTGTTCATGTACACCCACAACCCCTCGGTGATCGGCTTCGGCGGCAACACGGCCTACTGGGACAACATCAGCAGCCAGGGCGCCTACACCGTCACGGTCGGCTCAGGCACCCTCACCGAGCAGGTGGCACAGCGCTGGCAGGCACCCAGCCACTGGCGTAGCGTGCACACCGGCGGCTCGCTGCGCGTCGAGGTCACCAAGTTCATCACCCACCAGAACGTCGCGGTGACCAACCTGACCGTCACCAACACCGGCTCGGCCAGCAGTACGGTGCAACTGCGGGTCACCTCGCCGTACGCCACCTCCGGCAGCGGCAGTGAGCTGACCGGCAGCCGGCAGGTGAAGAACAACCTCACCACCATCCGGCCCCGGCTCTCCGCCGACGGGTTCACCGTCAGCAGTGGCGGCCTGAACCGCTCGGTTACCCTCGGCGCCGGCCAGAGCGTCACCACCAAGGTGCAGTTGGGCGTCGTCACCGACGAGATCCCCGAGTCGCTTACCGAGTACACCAGCTATCGCAACGCCACCCCGGCCAGCGCCTTCGCCACCCACGTACGCGAGTACAACCGCTGGTGGGCGGAGAACGTGCCCTACATCGACGTGCCGGACCCGGCGATCAAGAAGAACATCTACTACCGCTGGTGGCTGATGCGCTTCAACTATCTCGACGTCGACATCCCCGGCCAGGACTTCCAGTTCCCGACCTCGATCGAGGGAGTCACCGGGTACAACAACGCCATCGTGCTGACCCAGCCGATGCACGTCGACGACCTGAAGTACCTGCGCAACCCGATCTACTCGTACGGGCCGTGGCTGTCGGTCGGGCAGTCGTCGGCCAACGGCCGGTTCATGGACAACCCCGGCGATCCGGAGAACTGGTCCAACAGCTACACGCAGTACCTCTCCGAGGCCGCCTGGCGGGCGTACCAGCTACACGGAGGCCAGCCGGCGATGTTGCACAACTTCGCCCGGTACGCCGAGATGGACGTCAAGGGGCAGCTCGCCACCTACGACACCAACAACAACGGGGTGATCGAGTACAACTGGGGTGCGATGACGGGCAACGACGCCGATGCGGTGTCGTTCCACTGGCGCTCCGGCAACCTCGACCGTGCCGAGGGGGCGTACGTCTACAGCAACGCGCTGGCCGCCGCGCAGGCGTACACGGTGCTGGGCAACTCGGCCAAGGCCAACGAGATGCAGACCCTGGCCAACCGGATCCGCGACGGCATCGTCGACGTGTTGTGGAACCCGAGCCGGCGGCTGCTGGAGCACCGGCACGTCAGCACCAACACCCACGTGCCCTGGAAGGAGATCAACAACTACTATCCGTACTCCGTCGGCCTGATGCCGAACACCGCCACCTACCGTGAGGCGCTGCGGCTCTTCGACGACCCGGCCGAGTACCCGATCTTCCCGTTCTACACCGCCAACCAGCGGGACAAGGCCGCCGCTGCCGCCGCCGGCAACCCCGGCAGCAACAACTTCTCCACCATCAACTCGACCGTGCAGTTCCGGCTCTACTCCTCGGTGCTGCGCAACTACCCGAACCAGTGGATGACCGCCGAGCACTACAAGAAGCTGCTCTACTGGAACGTCTGGGCCCAGTACGTCAACGGCAACACCCAGTGGCCTGACGCCAACGAGTTCTGGTCCAACTGGAACGGCTCGTCGATCACCTATCGCTCCTGGATCCACCACAACATCCTGGGCAGCAGCAACTGGACCGTGGTCGAGGACGTCGCCGGGCTGCGGCCACGCACCGACAACACGATCGAGCTGTGGCCGATCGACATCGGGTGGTCGCACTTCGCGGTCAACAACCTGCGCTACCGCAACGCGAATCTCAGTGTGGTCTGGGACGACCCGGCCGACGGGGTGAGCCGGTACCCGGGCGTCCCGCAGGGCTACTCGATCTTCCTCAACGGAACCCGGGTGGCGACCGTCGACCGGCTCACCCGGGTGCAGTACAACCCGGCCACCGGCGCGGTCACCCTGCCGGCCGGCGGCACGACCACGTTCAGCGCCGCGTTCGCCGGCCTGCAACTGCCGCAGAACGTCAACCACACGTCCGCCCGCATGGTGGACATGTTCGCCAAGGCCGGCGTCGACCTGACCTCGACCACACCGAACCTCGCCCAGGGCGCGGCGACGTCGGCGTCGTACACCGCGTCCGGCACGTCCACCGGCGCGGCCGTGGACGGATTCCCCACAAACGCGCCGATCTGGGGAAGTTCCGGGTCGTCGAATGCCACCGACTGGTACGAGATCAACCTCGGTCAGTCCCGGACGGTCGACGACGCGTGGCTGCACTTCCGCGACGACCGCGCCGGCAACCGGTACCGGGCGCCGGCGTCCTACAACGTGCAGTACTGGAACGGCAGTTCCTGGGTCAACGCCGCGAACCAGGCGAAGACCCCGGCGTCGCCCCGGGCCAACCTCAACCGCGCCCGATTCACCCCGGTCAGCACCTCGCGGATCCGGGTGCAGCTGACCCATGCCTCCGGGTTCCGCACCGGCCTCACCGAGGTCAAGCTCTACGGCCGGGGCGGTACCCCGCCGCCTGCGGGAAACTTGGCCGGCTCGGCGACGCCCACGGCGTCGTACACCTCTCCCTGGGAGACGGTGGCGGCGATAAACGACGGCATCGACCCGCCGGCGTCCAACGACACGGTCAATCCCCGGTGGGGGACCTGGCCGAACGCCGGAGAGCAGTGGGCTGAGCTGACCTGGTCGACGGCGCAGACGGTGCGGGCGGCCGAGGTGTACTTCTTCGACGACAACGGCGGGGTGCGGTTGCCGGCGTCGTGGCGGTTGCAGTACTGGAACGGGAGCGGGTACGCCGACATCCCCGGGGCCAGCGGATATCCGCTCGGGCTCAACCGGTACAACCAGGTCACCTTCCCGGCCGTGAGCACGTCGAGGCTCCGGGTGGTGTTGCAGGCGGGCACCGCGTCGGTGGGGCTGCTGGAGGTCAGGGCCAGCGGCTGA
- a CDS encoding sugar ABC transporter substrate-binding protein: MRRTLGRRTALRSLAGVLVAALVVGAAACGSDEPSGPSAAEAGPDGVDDGSELTLWTRAPLEKQAKLLVDAYNASHQNQVNLTVVPNDDYVAKVGAAAGSGSLPDLFAADIVYVPNWVNQGLFQDLSTNIGGLSFKDSINKGHLSAGTVDGKAHVLPFVLDLSMLFWNKQLFTDAGLDPEKAPANLEEYAAAAKAIQALKKEGVYGTAAGLNCGGCLVFTWFPSIWAGGGQVLSEDGTESKLADDTAQQVYRTWHDLWRSGAVLPASAGETGPTWTAAFTEGKVGLMFYPATLLSSTPFDVGVAGIPGPDGGASTFVGGDGIGVSKDSKKAAQAWNFLSWMMSEQAQVEVLAKNKDVVSRADLADNRYAAEDSRLVTINEVAGQGDTPVALNFQQAFNAPNSPWLTLVRNQVLNGSGDLQKDNGDITAVLKQ, from the coding sequence ATGAGGAGAACCCTGGGCAGGCGGACTGCCCTGCGCTCGCTGGCCGGCGTCCTCGTGGCGGCGCTGGTCGTCGGCGCGGCCGCGTGCGGCAGCGACGAACCGAGCGGCCCGAGCGCCGCCGAGGCCGGGCCCGACGGCGTGGACGACGGCAGCGAACTCACCCTGTGGACCCGTGCTCCGCTGGAGAAGCAGGCGAAGCTGCTGGTCGACGCCTACAACGCCAGCCACCAGAACCAGGTGAATCTCACCGTCGTGCCGAACGACGACTACGTGGCGAAGGTCGGTGCGGCAGCCGGCTCGGGCAGCCTGCCCGACCTCTTCGCCGCGGACATCGTCTACGTGCCGAACTGGGTCAACCAGGGCCTGTTCCAGGACCTCAGCACCAACATCGGCGGCCTCAGCTTCAAGGACTCCATCAACAAGGGGCACCTCTCTGCCGGCACGGTCGACGGCAAGGCGCACGTGCTGCCCTTCGTGCTCGACCTGTCGATGCTGTTCTGGAACAAGCAGCTGTTCACCGACGCGGGGCTGGATCCGGAGAAGGCGCCGGCCAACCTGGAGGAGTACGCGGCCGCGGCCAAGGCGATCCAGGCGTTGAAGAAGGAAGGCGTCTACGGCACGGCAGCCGGTCTGAACTGCGGCGGCTGCCTGGTGTTCACCTGGTTCCCGTCCATCTGGGCCGGCGGCGGCCAGGTGCTCAGCGAGGACGGCACCGAGTCCAAGCTCGCCGACGACACCGCCCAGCAGGTCTACCGCACCTGGCACGACCTGTGGCGCTCCGGCGCCGTACTGCCCGCCTCGGCCGGCGAGACGGGACCGACGTGGACCGCCGCCTTCACCGAGGGCAAGGTCGGGCTGATGTTCTACCCGGCGACCCTGCTCTCCTCGACGCCGTTCGACGTCGGTGTCGCCGGTATCCCCGGCCCCGACGGCGGCGCCTCCACCTTCGTCGGCGGGGACGGCATCGGTGTCTCCAAGGACTCGAAGAAAGCGGCGCAGGCCTGGAACTTCCTGAGCTGGATGATGTCCGAACAGGCCCAGGTCGAGGTGCTGGCGAAGAACAAGGACGTGGTCTCCCGCGCCGATCTCGCAGACAACAGGTACGCCGCCGAGGACTCGCGGCTGGTCACCATCAACGAGGTGGCCGGCCAGGGTGACACGCCTGTCGCGCTGAACTTCCAGCAGGCGTTCAACGCGCCCAACAGCCCCTGGCTCACGCTCGTGCGCAACCAGGTGCTCAACGGCAGCGGCGACCTACAGAAGGACAACGGCGACATCACCGCCGTGCTCAAGCAGTAA
- a CDS encoding sugar ABC transporter permease, producing MRRRTRPRGRRALLGWFYATPTAVFVIALFAVPLLLVVRMSVSRWPLLTGDQGINAPDNFVKAINHRFFTDSVVFTVKYTALATVLLLALGLGLALLVQESSRWNNLLRASFLIPSALGLASASLLFYVLYSPYASPLAPVMDQLGFTFLGSPNAALFSTTFLIVWRYAGFYMVLMLVGLQGIPADVYEAARSDGAGRWQTFWKITLPLLRPTLALTTVLCVTGSLLAFEQFYILTKGGPDNSTITVVQLIYMVAFQGQNDLGVAAALSVIVLLALVLINALQLRAFRSEES from the coding sequence ATGCGGCGCCGTACGCGGCCGCGTGGCCGCCGGGCCCTGCTCGGCTGGTTCTACGCGACACCGACAGCGGTGTTCGTCATCGCGCTGTTCGCGGTCCCGCTGCTGCTGGTCGTCAGGATGTCGGTCTCACGGTGGCCACTGCTCACCGGCGACCAGGGCATCAACGCACCCGACAACTTCGTCAAGGCGATCAACCACCGGTTCTTCACCGACTCGGTGGTGTTCACCGTCAAGTACACCGCGTTGGCGACCGTGCTGCTGCTGGCGCTCGGGTTGGGACTGGCCCTGCTGGTGCAGGAGTCGAGCCGGTGGAACAACCTCCTGCGGGCGTCGTTCCTGATCCCCAGCGCGCTCGGCCTGGCCTCGGCGTCGTTGCTGTTCTACGTGCTCTACTCGCCGTACGCGAGCCCGCTGGCGCCGGTGATGGACCAGTTGGGCTTCACCTTCCTCGGTTCCCCGAACGCGGCGCTGTTCTCGACCACCTTCCTCATCGTGTGGCGCTACGCCGGCTTCTACATGGTGCTCATGCTGGTCGGCCTACAGGGCATACCGGCGGACGTGTACGAGGCGGCCCGCTCCGACGGCGCCGGCCGGTGGCAGACGTTCTGGAAGATCACCCTGCCGTTGCTGCGCCCGACGCTGGCACTGACGACCGTGCTCTGCGTGACCGGCTCACTGCTCGCCTTCGAGCAGTTCTACATCCTCACCAAGGGGGGCCCGGACAACAGCACGATCACCGTCGTCCAGCTCATCTACATGGTGGCGTTCCAGGGGCAGAACGACCTCGGCGTGGCGGCGGCCCTCTCTGTGATCGTGTTGCTGGCCCTGGTCCTGATCAACGCGTTGCAACTGCGCGCGTTCCGGTCCGAGGAGAGTTGA
- a CDS encoding carbohydrate ABC transporter permease — translation MVVVSRSSSTTAGEGRPPSTATPARSARPGGVTVAGIALRTPYWVFTAAVGLIFLAPLVWTAVASVAPQAGTNQVDGWGLGNYRTLAGYQAGVWRYLANSAFVSLLTVALTLLISLLGGYAFARFRFPGRNILFLVTLAILMVPYATLLIPLYVLLNQVGLQNSLVGVALVLTMFQLPFSTFLMRISFEAVPRELDEAALVDGCSSFSALWRVLLPAVKPGLITVGLFAFLAAWNDFMAPLILINDTERMTLPLAVSNLRGQVQGVVDYGATEAGVVVLALPCIVLFLLLQRHYVRGFMSGAMKG, via the coding sequence ATGGTCGTCGTTTCCCGTTCCAGTTCGACCACCGCCGGCGAGGGCCGGCCGCCATCCACGGCGACGCCGGCCCGGTCGGCCCGGCCCGGCGGTGTCACCGTCGCCGGCATCGCGCTGCGTACGCCGTACTGGGTGTTCACCGCGGCGGTGGGGCTCATCTTCCTGGCTCCGCTGGTCTGGACGGCGGTCGCCTCGGTCGCCCCGCAGGCCGGCACGAACCAGGTGGACGGTTGGGGGCTCGGCAACTACCGGACCCTGGCCGGCTACCAGGCCGGTGTCTGGCGTTACCTCGCGAACTCGGCGTTCGTCTCGCTGCTCACGGTTGCCCTGACGCTGCTGATCTCACTGCTCGGCGGTTACGCCTTCGCGCGGTTCCGTTTCCCGGGCCGGAACATCCTGTTCCTGGTCACGCTCGCCATCCTGATGGTGCCGTACGCGACGCTGCTCATCCCGCTCTACGTGCTGCTCAACCAGGTCGGGTTGCAGAACTCGCTGGTCGGCGTCGCCCTCGTGCTCACGATGTTCCAGCTGCCGTTCTCCACCTTCCTGATGCGCATCTCCTTCGAAGCGGTGCCCCGTGAACTCGACGAGGCCGCGCTGGTCGACGGATGCTCGTCGTTCAGCGCACTCTGGCGAGTGCTGCTGCCGGCGGTGAAGCCGGGCCTGATCACCGTCGGGCTGTTCGCGTTCCTCGCCGCGTGGAACGACTTCATGGCGCCGCTGATCCTCATCAACGACACCGAGCGGATGACCCTCCCGCTCGCGGTGTCCAACCTGCGCGGCCAGGTCCAAGGTGTCGTCGACTACGGGGCGACCGAAGCGGGCGTCGTCGTTCTCGCCCTTCCGTGCATCGTCCTGTTCCTGCTGCTCCAACGACACTACGTGCGCGGCTTCATGTCCGGCGCGATGAAAGGATGA